A single region of the Streptomyces sp. NBC_01262 genome encodes:
- a CDS encoding lytic polysaccharide monooxygenase auxiliary activity family 9 protein yields MRKKIGMAVIGLGSALLTVVATGSAQSHGYTNLPPSRQALCANGTVTNCGDIQYEPQSVEGPKGFPASGPADGTICAGGNSRFAQLDAPRGGAWPATKVTGGQSYSFTWRFTASHATTDFRYYITKSGYDPTKPLTRASLETQPFLTVPYNGARPGTTAVHQGTIPTGKTGKHLILAVWTIADTSNAFYSCSDVQF; encoded by the coding sequence ATGCGCAAGAAGATCGGCATGGCCGTGATCGGCCTGGGATCCGCTCTCCTCACCGTCGTCGCGACGGGCAGCGCCCAGAGCCACGGCTACACCAACCTCCCTCCCAGCCGTCAGGCGCTCTGCGCCAACGGCACCGTCACCAACTGCGGTGACATCCAGTACGAACCGCAGAGCGTGGAAGGGCCCAAGGGCTTTCCCGCGTCAGGGCCCGCCGACGGCACGATATGCGCCGGCGGCAACAGCCGGTTCGCCCAGCTCGACGCCCCGCGCGGTGGCGCGTGGCCTGCCACGAAGGTGACCGGCGGCCAGAGCTACAGCTTCACCTGGCGCTTCACGGCGTCCCACGCCACCACCGACTTCCGGTACTACATCACCAAGTCCGGCTACGACCCGACCAAGCCGCTCACCCGCGCGAGCCTGGAGACGCAGCCCTTCCTGACCGTCCCCTACAACGGCGCCCGACCGGGCACCACCGCCGTCCACCAGGGCACGATCCCGACCGGGAAGACCGGCAAGCACCTGATCCTCGCCGTGTGGACGATCGCCGACACGAGCAACGCCTTCTACTCCTGCTCGGACGTGCAGTTCTGA
- a CDS encoding trans-sulfuration enzyme family protein encodes MPGKSTITVHADREVHPSRAVAPPIYQTAAFSAEDAETFAQGAVEPRGKDFYTRFGNPNHAQVAAVVAELENTEAAMVTASGMAALTTAVLALVSAGDHVIGQKSTYGGTASVLLNLLPRLGVSTTLVDQTDPEAFAKALTPRTRLILVESPSNPLLQITDLRAVADLARAHNVLTMADNTFATPLNQRPVDFGIDLVWHSATKYLNGHSDVSAGVLAGPAEILDRIWDVGLLTGATLGPIDAWLLLRGMRTLPLRMPRHNANGLALAEALNGHPAVAKVHYPGLATHPQHKLAVGQMGGFGGVLGIEFAGGFETADAFLGRLRYPRRSASLGGVESLAVHPASMWRGMLSEEQIAESVPLGLVRLAAGTEDTADLVADALAAADAVAATT; translated from the coding sequence ATGCCGGGCAAGAGCACCATCACCGTCCACGCCGATCGCGAAGTCCATCCCAGCCGTGCCGTGGCACCGCCCATCTACCAGACGGCGGCGTTCTCGGCCGAGGACGCGGAGACGTTCGCGCAGGGCGCCGTCGAGCCGCGGGGCAAGGACTTCTACACCCGCTTCGGCAACCCGAACCACGCACAGGTCGCAGCCGTCGTCGCAGAACTGGAGAACACCGAGGCGGCCATGGTCACCGCGTCCGGGATGGCCGCGCTCACCACGGCCGTGCTGGCACTGGTGTCCGCCGGTGACCACGTCATCGGGCAGAAGTCCACCTACGGGGGCACGGCGTCGGTGCTGCTGAACCTGCTGCCGCGCCTCGGTGTGTCGACCACCCTGGTGGACCAGACCGACCCGGAGGCGTTCGCGAAGGCACTGACCCCGCGGACCCGCCTGATCCTGGTGGAATCCCCCAGCAATCCGCTGCTGCAGATCACCGACCTGCGCGCTGTCGCGGACCTGGCCCGCGCGCACAACGTACTGACCATGGCGGACAACACCTTCGCCACTCCGCTGAACCAGCGCCCGGTGGACTTCGGCATCGATCTGGTCTGGCACAGCGCGACCAAGTACCTCAACGGCCATTCGGACGTCTCCGCCGGAGTGCTGGCCGGGCCGGCGGAGATCCTGGACCGGATATGGGACGTCGGCCTGCTCACCGGTGCCACGCTCGGCCCGATCGACGCGTGGCTGCTGCTGCGCGGCATGCGCACCCTGCCGCTGCGGATGCCGCGGCACAACGCCAACGGCCTGGCGCTCGCGGAGGCGCTGAACGGGCATCCGGCGGTGGCGAAGGTGCACTACCCCGGTCTGGCGACCCACCCGCAGCACAAGCTGGCCGTCGGCCAGATGGGCGGTTTCGGCGGCGTGCTCGGCATCGAGTTCGCGGGCGGTTTCGAGACGGCCGACGCCTTCCTCGGCCGGCTGCGCTACCCCCGCCGGTCGGCCAGCCTCGGCGGCGTGGAGTCGCTGGCCGTGCATCCGGCGTCCATGTGGCGCGGAATGCTCAGCGAGGAACAGATCGCGGAATCGGTTCCGCTGGGCCTGGTCCGGCTGGCCGCGGGCACGGAGGACACGGCCGACCTGGTCGCCGACGCGCTCGCCGCGGCCGACGCGGTGGCTGCCACAACATGA
- a CDS encoding PhzF family phenazine biosynthesis protein: protein MTMPRARSFVQVDVFFTSPYSGNPVAVVLDGTDLSDEQMQSLARWTNLSETTFVLPSTVPEADYRLRIFTPRSELPFAGHPTLGSARAWLDGGGMPQYGDRVVQECAAGLVTVRRGEGTLSFAAPPRVRDGALDDEYLNRIVAAFGITRDRVLAHQWVDNGPGWAVVRLSTAEEVLALEPDLSLIPDAMVGAIGAHPHGSPHRFEMRTFAPGAGVPEDPACGSMNAAVGQWLTSTGAAPSSYRVSQGARLGRAASIEITADADGTVWVSGAATVCVRGTITV from the coding sequence ATGACGATGCCGCGCGCACGGTCGTTCGTGCAGGTCGATGTGTTTTTCACGAGCCCCTATTCCGGCAATCCGGTCGCGGTCGTTCTGGACGGGACGGACCTGAGTGATGAGCAGATGCAGAGCCTGGCGCGTTGGACGAACCTGTCCGAGACCACGTTCGTGCTGCCCTCCACCGTCCCGGAGGCGGACTACCGGCTGCGGATCTTCACTCCGCGCAGCGAGCTGCCGTTCGCCGGGCACCCCACCCTCGGTTCGGCGCGCGCGTGGCTGGACGGTGGCGGCATGCCGCAGTACGGCGACCGGGTCGTGCAGGAGTGCGCCGCCGGCCTGGTCACCGTGCGCCGTGGCGAGGGCACTCTGTCCTTTGCCGCCCCTCCCCGTGTGCGCGACGGCGCGCTCGACGACGAGTATCTGAACCGGATCGTGGCCGCGTTCGGCATCACGCGCGACCGTGTCCTCGCCCACCAGTGGGTCGACAACGGACCCGGCTGGGCCGTGGTCCGGTTGTCGACGGCCGAGGAGGTCCTCGCACTCGAACCCGATCTCTCCCTCATCCCGGACGCGATGGTCGGCGCGATCGGGGCCCACCCCCACGGATCCCCGCACCGCTTCGAGATGCGCACCTTCGCCCCTGGCGCCGGCGTGCCCGAGGACCCCGCGTGCGGCAGCATGAACGCCGCTGTCGGTCAGTGGCTCACCTCCACCGGCGCCGCGCCCTCCTCCTACCGGGTCTCCCAGGGCGCGAGACTGGGACGGGCGGCGAGCATCGAGATCACCGCCGACGCAGACGGCACCGTCTGGGTCAGCGGCGCCGCCACCGTCTGCGTCCGCGGCACCATCACTGTCTGA
- a CDS encoding nuclear transport factor 2 family protein translates to MKLLSRKTITAATAIAVLGGLSIAAAPTQAASPVASGKAAHADLTPGDLAKLPLTDRHLTKRERENLAIVLRDYHVAEGKSLDVDTFVNSFAEDGVFNDMVAGQAYRGAALGAVLPYMANLFPNVHRDLKRITVNGDVISIELSIQGTFEGPLQSPAGTVKPTGAKVDVPTADFWYLHDGKVEKFNCFVGYSKMYSDMGVDFDWASAVNKH, encoded by the coding sequence ATGAAGCTGCTCAGCCGGAAGACGATCACCGCCGCGACCGCGATAGCGGTCCTGGGTGGTCTTTCCATCGCCGCCGCGCCGACGCAGGCCGCAAGCCCCGTCGCCAGCGGCAAGGCGGCACACGCGGACCTGACCCCTGGCGACCTGGCGAAGCTGCCACTGACGGACCGCCACCTGACCAAGCGCGAGAGGGAGAATCTCGCGATCGTCCTGCGCGACTACCACGTGGCGGAGGGCAAGAGCCTGGACGTCGACACGTTCGTCAACAGCTTCGCCGAGGACGGCGTCTTCAACGACATGGTCGCCGGCCAGGCCTATCGGGGAGCGGCGCTCGGTGCCGTTCTGCCCTACATGGCCAACCTCTTCCCCAACGTCCACCGTGACCTCAAGCGCATCACCGTGAACGGCGACGTGATCAGCATCGAGCTGTCCATCCAGGGCACGTTCGAAGGGCCGCTGCAGTCACCGGCGGGCACCGTCAAGCCGACCGGCGCGAAGGTCGACGTGCCGACCGCCGACTTCTGGTACCTGCACGACGGCAAGGTCGAGAAGTTCAACTGCTTCGTCGGGTACTCGAAGATGTACTCCGACATGGGCGTGGACTTCGACTGGGCCTCGGCCGTCAACAAGCACTGA
- a CDS encoding TetR/AcrR family transcriptional regulator, protein MARVERVEKTDLRREAGQRTRDGLQTAALEMLAQRGQEGVTLREITDRAGANVAAVSYHYGSLKALCDSAIEHALERYLDAKILELDALGPTATLQELAAAFARPMVRALAAGGQDLAVMRTVARVGIDPPQGWDRLDGKFDQSRRGALRVLTVHLPEVDEQELIFRTRCAAGLLNWLALAPIGVELAAMSAEQIERWLVPVVAGAFRGDAVVGR, encoded by the coding sequence ATGGCACGGGTGGAACGGGTGGAAAAGACGGATCTGCGCCGGGAGGCCGGGCAGCGCACGCGGGACGGCCTGCAGACGGCCGCCCTGGAGATGCTCGCGCAGCGAGGCCAGGAGGGCGTGACGCTCCGCGAGATCACGGATCGCGCCGGAGCCAACGTCGCCGCGGTGAGTTACCACTACGGGTCGCTGAAGGCGCTGTGCGACTCGGCGATCGAGCACGCGCTGGAACGGTATCTGGACGCGAAGATCCTGGAACTCGATGCCCTTGGCCCCACTGCGACGCTCCAGGAGCTGGCGGCGGCGTTCGCCCGGCCGATGGTGCGCGCGCTGGCGGCCGGTGGGCAGGACCTGGCCGTGATGAGGACCGTGGCGCGCGTCGGCATCGATCCGCCCCAGGGGTGGGACCGGCTGGACGGCAAGTTCGACCAGAGCCGCAGGGGAGCCCTGCGGGTGCTGACGGTGCACCTTCCCGAAGTCGACGAGCAGGAACTGATCTTCCGTACGCGATGCGCGGCCGGCCTGCTGAACTGGCTCGCGCTGGCACCCATCGGCGTCGAGCTGGCCGCCATGTCCGCCGAGCAGATCGAGCGGTGGCTGGTCCCCGTGGTGGCCGGCGCGTTCCGCGGGGACGCCGTCGTCGGCCGCTGA
- a CDS encoding discoidin domain-containing protein, with amino-acid sequence MPLSRRSLLAAAAAGPVLAAMPLTPAAAYARTAAAQAGTPGDVVGKVTVGYQGWFACPGDGAPINGWWHWSQDWSASPSPSNTAIKAWPDMADYARGYPTAYGNLGSGAPATLFSSYDSQTVGTHFSWMQQNGCDTAALQRFNPNSAEGATRDAMAAKVRSAAEAHDRKFYVMYDVGGWAAMQSELKSDWTGRMSAHTASSAYARQSGKPVVGIWGFGFNDQNHPWSPAECLDVVNWLKSQGCYVMGGVPTYWRTGVSDSRSGYLDVYHAFDMLSPWMIGRIGTAADSDAFYASCTVPDQADCNTHGIDYQPCVLPGDLAERQRAHGDFMWRQFYNVVRAGAQSVYISMFDEFNEGNQIAKTAATPAGVPVNSGFLALDEDGTACSSDYYLRLTADGGAMLKGQLALTATRPTLPVTGGGTGQPPNLALHKPVSESGHTQTYACANAVDDNQDTYWESPNNAFPQWIQVDLQAATALGRLVLTLPPASAWATRTQTLSVLGSTDGSAFTTLVPSTSRTFDPATGNTATVSLPSGASARYVRLVFTANTGWPAGQASEVRLYAS; translated from the coding sequence ATGCCCCTTTCACGCCGGTCGTTACTCGCCGCCGCCGCGGCCGGACCCGTCCTGGCGGCGATGCCGCTCACACCCGCCGCCGCCTACGCCCGCACCGCCGCCGCACAGGCCGGCACCCCGGGCGACGTGGTCGGCAAGGTCACGGTGGGTTACCAGGGGTGGTTCGCCTGCCCCGGCGACGGCGCCCCGATCAACGGCTGGTGGCACTGGAGCCAGGACTGGTCCGCGTCGCCCTCCCCGTCGAACACCGCCATCAAGGCCTGGCCCGACATGGCCGACTACGCCAGGGGCTACCCGACCGCCTACGGCAACCTGGGCAGCGGCGCGCCCGCGACCCTCTTCTCCTCCTACGACAGCCAGACCGTCGGCACGCACTTCTCCTGGATGCAGCAGAACGGCTGCGACACCGCCGCCCTCCAGCGCTTCAACCCCAACAGCGCCGAGGGCGCGACCCGCGACGCGATGGCCGCGAAGGTCCGCAGCGCCGCCGAGGCGCACGACCGGAAGTTCTACGTCATGTACGACGTGGGCGGATGGGCCGCCATGCAGTCCGAGCTCAAGTCCGACTGGACCGGCAGGATGTCCGCCCACACGGCCTCCTCCGCGTACGCCCGGCAGAGCGGCAAGCCGGTGGTCGGGATATGGGGCTTCGGCTTCAACGACCAGAACCATCCCTGGAGTCCGGCGGAATGCCTCGACGTGGTGAACTGGCTCAAGTCCCAGGGCTGTTACGTCATGGGCGGCGTGCCCACCTACTGGCGTACCGGCGTCAGCGACTCCCGGTCCGGCTACCTCGACGTCTACCACGCCTTCGACATGCTCTCGCCGTGGATGATCGGCAGAATCGGCACCGCCGCCGACTCCGACGCCTTCTACGCCTCCTGCACGGTCCCCGACCAGGCCGACTGCAACACCCACGGCATCGACTACCAGCCCTGCGTCCTGCCCGGCGACCTCGCGGAACGCCAGCGGGCCCACGGCGACTTCATGTGGCGGCAGTTCTACAACGTGGTCCGGGCCGGCGCCCAGAGCGTCTACATCTCGATGTTCGACGAGTTCAACGAGGGAAACCAGATCGCCAAGACCGCCGCCACCCCGGCCGGGGTGCCCGTCAACTCCGGCTTTCTGGCCCTCGACGAGGACGGCACCGCCTGCTCCTCCGACTACTACCTGCGGCTCACCGCCGACGGCGGCGCCATGCTCAAGGGCCAGCTCGCCCTGACCGCGACGCGGCCCACCCTGCCGGTGACGGGCGGCGGCACCGGACAGCCGCCGAACCTCGCCCTGCACAAGCCCGTGTCGGAGAGCGGCCACACCCAGACGTACGCCTGCGCCAACGCCGTGGACGACAACCAGGACACGTACTGGGAGAGCCCCAACAACGCCTTCCCGCAGTGGATCCAGGTCGATCTCCAGGCGGCGACCGCACTCGGGCGGCTCGTCCTCACCCTGCCGCCGGCCAGCGCCTGGGCCACCAGGACCCAGACGCTGTCCGTCCTCGGCAGTACGGACGGCTCCGCCTTCACCACGCTCGTCCCCTCCACCAGCCGTACGTTCGACCCCGCCACCGGCAACACGGCGACCGTGTCACTGCCTTCGGGGGCGAGCGCGCGATACGTACGGCTGGTCTTCACCGCCAACACCGGCTGGCCGGCCGGGCAGGCGTCGGAGGTTCGGCTCTACGCGTCGTGA
- a CDS encoding Lrp/AsnC family transcriptional regulator: MDEVDRSILVVLEQHGRINNNELAARVGLSPSPCLRRVRQLEEAGVIRGYRALIDPAAVGRGLRVFAGVRLMRHTRADVVAFERAVTRLPEVVHSHHITGNFDYLLQVEVADLPAYENFHANQLAGLPGVATVTSYVSMKTLSPDTT; encoded by the coding sequence ATGGATGAGGTAGACCGGTCGATTCTGGTCGTGCTCGAACAGCACGGCCGCATCAACAACAACGAGCTCGCCGCCCGGGTCGGGCTGTCGCCGTCGCCTTGCCTGCGGCGCGTGCGTCAGCTGGAGGAAGCCGGGGTCATCCGCGGTTACCGGGCGCTGATCGATCCCGCCGCGGTCGGACGCGGCCTGCGGGTGTTCGCCGGTGTGCGGCTGATGCGGCACACCCGCGCGGACGTGGTCGCGTTCGAACGCGCGGTCACCCGGCTGCCCGAGGTGGTCCACAGCCACCACATCACCGGCAACTTCGACTATCTGCTCCAGGTCGAGGTGGCCGACCTGCCCGCCTACGAGAACTTCCACGCCAACCAGTTGGCCGGCCTGCCCGGCGTGGCCACGGTGACCAGCTACGTCAGCATGAAGACGCTCTCCCCCGACACCACATGA
- a CDS encoding amidohydrolase family protein — MKILLTGGTVVSMDPAVGDLDRGDVLIEDGVIVEVAERVDAPDAEVIDATDRIVMPGFVDNHRHTWQTAFRGVGADWTFPEWAVAMHGTVKPHYRPEDVYAGTLLGRLEALHSGVTTMLDWYHVAQSHEHEDAAVAALRDAPGRSVFCLGAGWGTPDPVDADIRRVRSDLAGDGPVTMALGLRGPEATGMDTVARELKLAAELGLRTSLHVEAAGTVADLREQGLLRDTTTFVHANGISDEELRMLADAGGSLSISPDVELKMGFGPPITGRALAAGLRPTLSIDDVPSAGGDMFSTMRTAFAVQRGLDGGLRSRDLLEFATVDAARSCGLDARTGSITRGKDADVILLRTDDLTVFPVTDPVATIVSAGHPGLVDTVLVAGRVVKRDGVLVGVDLAALRTRLLESRNRIAAAAGIPLDGTWRPAARLGG, encoded by the coding sequence ATGAAGATCCTGCTCACCGGCGGCACCGTGGTCAGCATGGACCCGGCTGTCGGCGATCTCGACCGCGGCGACGTGCTGATCGAGGACGGCGTGATCGTCGAGGTGGCCGAGCGCGTCGACGCGCCGGACGCCGAGGTGATCGACGCGACCGACCGGATCGTCATGCCCGGCTTCGTCGACAACCACCGCCACACCTGGCAGACCGCGTTCCGAGGCGTCGGCGCGGACTGGACGTTCCCCGAGTGGGCGGTGGCCATGCACGGCACGGTCAAGCCCCACTACCGGCCCGAGGACGTCTACGCGGGCACCCTGCTCGGCCGCCTGGAAGCCCTGCACTCCGGCGTGACCACGATGCTGGACTGGTACCACGTCGCGCAGAGCCACGAGCACGAGGACGCCGCCGTCGCCGCGCTGCGGGACGCGCCGGGGCGGTCGGTCTTCTGCCTCGGCGCCGGATGGGGCACCCCCGACCCCGTCGACGCCGACATCCGCCGCGTCCGCTCCGACCTGGCCGGCGACGGCCCGGTCACCATGGCGCTGGGGCTGCGCGGACCCGAGGCCACCGGCATGGACACCGTCGCCCGGGAGCTGAAGCTGGCGGCCGAACTCGGCCTGCGCACCAGCCTGCACGTCGAAGCCGCCGGGACGGTCGCCGATCTGCGCGAGCAGGGTCTGCTGCGGGACACCACCACGTTCGTGCACGCCAACGGAATCAGCGACGAAGAGCTGCGGATGCTCGCCGACGCGGGCGGTTCGCTGTCGATCAGCCCCGACGTCGAGCTGAAGATGGGGTTCGGACCGCCCATCACCGGCCGGGCGCTGGCCGCCGGTCTGCGCCCGACGCTGTCCATCGACGACGTCCCGTCGGCCGGCGGCGACATGTTCTCCACGATGCGTACCGCCTTCGCCGTGCAGCGCGGCCTGGACGGCGGTCTGCGTTCCCGGGACCTGCTGGAGTTCGCCACCGTCGACGCCGCCCGGTCGTGCGGGCTCGACGCCCGAACGGGCAGCATCACGCGCGGCAAGGACGCCGACGTCATCCTTCTGCGCACCGACGACCTGACCGTGTTCCCGGTCACCGATCCGGTCGCCACCATCGTCAGCGCCGGCCATCCCGGCCTGGTGGACACCGTCCTCGTCGCCGGCCGGGTGGTCAAACGCGACGGCGTGCTGGTGGGCGTGGACCTGGCGGCGCTGAGGACCCGGCTGCTCGAATCACGCAACCGGATCGCGGCGGCGGCCGGCATTCCGCTCGACGGCACATGGCGCCCGGCAGCCAGGCTCGGCGGGTGA
- a CDS encoding NPP1 family protein, which translates to MLSSLRNPKRTASALAAALGAMALVVALPAQAQASVLTLLPQNADGLEQTFSPAYDYDGDGCYTTAAIGADGTINPGLALGGDVNGHCHDAAQLNNANTYSREKCNNGWCAVMYASYFEKDQATLGPAAIGHRHDWEHVIVWISDNQVQYVSVSQHSSYQVGAASSVRFDGTHPKIVYHKDGVSTHDFRFANTNDEPPENVTGGWFYPRLVGWEGYPSGYRDKLMNADFGSATLKIKDGSFNDNLAYSMPSGISFNPYA; encoded by the coding sequence ATGCTGTCATCACTGAGGAACCCCAAGAGAACAGCCTCCGCGCTGGCCGCCGCGCTCGGCGCCATGGCGCTGGTCGTGGCGCTGCCGGCGCAGGCGCAGGCCAGCGTCCTGACGCTTCTGCCGCAGAACGCCGACGGGCTGGAGCAGACCTTCTCCCCCGCCTACGACTACGACGGCGACGGCTGCTACACCACCGCCGCGATCGGCGCCGACGGCACCATCAACCCCGGCCTGGCGCTGGGCGGGGACGTCAACGGCCACTGCCACGACGCCGCCCAGCTCAACAACGCCAACACGTACTCGCGCGAGAAGTGCAACAACGGCTGGTGCGCGGTCATGTACGCCAGCTACTTCGAGAAGGACCAGGCGACACTGGGGCCCGCGGCCATCGGGCACCGGCACGACTGGGAGCACGTCATCGTGTGGATCTCCGACAACCAGGTCCAGTACGTCTCGGTGTCGCAGCACAGCAGCTACCAGGTGGGCGCCGCATCGTCGGTGCGCTTCGACGGAACGCACCCGAAGATCGTCTACCACAAGGACGGCGTCTCGACGCACGACTTCCGCTTCGCGAACACCAACGACGAACCGCCGGAGAACGTGACCGGCGGCTGGTTCTACCCGCGCCTCGTCGGCTGGGAGGGCTACCCGTCCGGTTATCGCGACAAGCTCATGAATGCCGATTTCGGATCGGCCACGCTCAAAATCAAGGACGGCTCCTTCAACGACAATCTCGCCTACTCCATGCCGTCGGGGATTTCCTTCAACCCCTACGCATGA
- a CDS encoding beta-1,3-glucanase family protein produces the protein MLPRRKFLTTTAAALAAPGLLLSSAGRASATASTLSIDVQNNTGSNTVYAYVTGLAIDNGNAWYLLRADGSTPYYPSSPSSVGTPLAVDCAVPLNASGAAAKRLTIPRIAGGRLWFSVGQKLTFLLNPGPALVEPSVTNSSDPNINTQWDFCEFTFNSSVLYANISAVDFAAMPIALRLTTTASGTQSVAGLPAGGLDTICSGLTAQHAADGQGWDQLIVTSGGQNLRALSPTAGIVRNSSLFSGYYSTYLDQVWSKYASTPLTVDTQASWGTVTGTVSGGLLTFPGVGTFSKPSSADIFSCNSGPFNVSSAEMGALTARISAALNRSTLLSNANQPDGENPATYYTTSPTNHYARLVHSTASDGRGYAFPYDDVTPNGGADQSGFVTAGDPTLLTVTLGAVHGSGGTTPPSGSGSAFSTIQAASFTTQSGTTTETTTDTGGGYDVGYIANGDWLGYANLDFGSGGATQFIARVASGAAANISGLVQVALDSPTATPVGSFSLAATGGWQSWVTVPANISKVTGVHTVYLTFASGQPADFVNIHWFTFAA, from the coding sequence ATGCTGCCCCGCAGGAAGTTCCTCACCACAACCGCCGCCGCGCTCGCCGCCCCCGGGCTCCTCCTGAGCTCGGCCGGTCGCGCCTCCGCGACCGCGTCGACGCTCAGCATCGACGTACAGAACAACACCGGCTCCAACACCGTCTACGCGTATGTCACCGGCCTGGCCATCGACAACGGCAACGCCTGGTACCTGCTGCGGGCCGACGGCTCGACCCCGTACTACCCGTCCTCCCCGTCCTCCGTCGGCACGCCCCTCGCGGTGGACTGCGCGGTCCCGCTGAACGCCTCGGGAGCCGCCGCCAAGCGGCTCACGATCCCGCGCATAGCGGGCGGGCGGCTCTGGTTCTCCGTCGGCCAGAAGCTGACGTTCCTGCTCAACCCGGGCCCCGCCCTTGTCGAGCCCTCGGTGACCAACTCCTCCGACCCGAACATCAACACCCAGTGGGACTTCTGCGAGTTCACCTTCAACAGCTCGGTGCTCTACGCGAACATCAGCGCCGTCGACTTCGCGGCCATGCCCATCGCACTGCGGCTGACCACCACCGCGAGCGGCACCCAGAGCGTGGCGGGTCTGCCGGCCGGCGGCCTGGACACCATCTGCTCCGGGCTGACCGCCCAGCACGCCGCCGACGGCCAGGGCTGGGACCAACTGATCGTCACCTCGGGCGGCCAGAACCTGCGGGCCCTGAGCCCCACGGCCGGCATCGTGCGCAACTCCTCGCTGTTCTCCGGGTATTACTCCACCTACCTGGACCAGGTCTGGTCGAAGTACGCGTCCACCCCCCTGACCGTCGACACCCAGGCGTCCTGGGGGACCGTCACCGGGACGGTGTCCGGCGGTCTGCTCACCTTCCCGGGCGTCGGAACCTTCTCCAAGCCGTCCAGCGCCGACATCTTCAGCTGCAACTCCGGCCCCTTCAATGTCTCCTCCGCCGAGATGGGCGCCCTCACCGCACGTATCAGCGCCGCCCTCAACCGCAGCACGCTGCTGTCCAACGCCAACCAGCCCGACGGAGAGAACCCCGCCACGTACTACACGACCTCACCGACCAACCACTACGCACGGCTCGTGCACTCCACCGCCTCGGACGGACGCGGCTACGCCTTCCCCTACGACGACGTCACCCCGAACGGCGGCGCCGACCAGTCCGGCTTCGTCACCGCCGGCGACCCCACCCTGCTGACCGTCACCCTCGGCGCCGTCCACGGCAGCGGCGGCACGACCCCGCCGTCCGGCTCGGGCAGCGCCTTCTCCACCATCCAGGCGGCCTCTTTCACCACCCAGTCCGGTACGACGACCGAGACCACCACCGACACGGGCGGCGGCTACGACGTGGGGTACATCGCGAACGGGGACTGGCTCGGCTACGCCAACCTCGACTTCGGCAGCGGCGGCGCGACCCAGTTCATCGCCCGCGTCGCCTCGGGAGCGGCCGCCAACATCAGCGGCCTGGTCCAGGTCGCGCTCGACAGTCCCACGGCCACCCCGGTCGGCAGCTTCTCCCTCGCCGCCACCGGCGGCTGGCAGAGCTGGGTGACCGTACCGGCGAACATCAGCAAGGTCACCGGCGTCCACACCGTCTATCTGACCTTCGCCAGCGGACAGCCCGCCGACTTCGTCAACATCCACTGGTTCACCTTCGCCGCTTGA